In one Myxococcota bacterium genomic region, the following are encoded:
- a CDS encoding PTS sugar transporter subunit IIA, with translation FPAARLAEAVVERERGMPTLLARGLAAPHARIDELRDFVLIFARSDAGIAVQGHEDRAHLLFILLTPTRDPRVQLRLLARVAGLLDSEYVVDRLREAESPAQVLEVLRAADPGALG, from the coding sequence CTTCCCCGCCGCGCGCCTCGCCGAGGCGGTGGTCGAGCGCGAGCGCGGCATGCCCACGCTGCTCGCGCGCGGGCTCGCCGCGCCGCACGCGCGCATCGACGAGCTGCGCGACTTCGTGCTGATCTTCGCGCGCTCGGACGCCGGCATCGCCGTGCAGGGGCACGAGGACCGCGCGCACCTCCTGTTCATCCTGCTCACGCCGACGCGCGACCCGCGCGTGCAGCTGCGCCTGCTCGCACGCGTGGCCGGGCTGCTCGACAGCGAGTACGTGGTGGACCGGCTGCGCGAGGCGGAGTCGCCGGCCCAGGTGCTCGAGGTCCTGCGCGCGGCGGATCCGGGGGCCCTCGGCTAG